A region of Mycolicibacterium brumae DNA encodes the following proteins:
- a CDS encoding FAS1-like dehydratase domain-containing protein → MVIAEDIIGTHYRYPDYFEVGREKVREFARAVFDEHPAHFDADAASELGHDAAVAPLTFVAVAGRQVQLEMFKKFDVGVNIARVIHRDQKWKYHRPVKVGDKLFFDSYLDSIIESHGTVIVEMRAEVTNAAGEPVMTSIVTMIGEAASDAELDEQTKAIAARLGL, encoded by the coding sequence ATGGTCATCGCCGAAGACATCATCGGAACGCACTACCGCTACCCGGACTACTTCGAGGTCGGCCGCGAGAAGGTCCGCGAGTTCGCCCGGGCCGTGTTCGACGAGCACCCGGCGCATTTCGACGCCGACGCCGCGTCCGAACTCGGCCACGACGCCGCCGTCGCCCCGCTGACCTTCGTCGCGGTGGCCGGCCGGCAGGTGCAGCTGGAGATGTTCAAGAAGTTCGACGTCGGGGTGAACATCGCCCGGGTGATCCACCGCGACCAGAAGTGGAAGTACCACCGCCCGGTGAAGGTCGGCGACAAGTTGTTCTTCGACTCCTACCTGGACTCGATCATCGAGTCGCACGGCACCGTCATCGTCGAGATGCGCGCCGAGGTCACCAACGCCGCCGGCGAACCCGTGATGACCAGCATCGTCACCATGATCGGTGAGGCCGCCAGCGACGCCGAGCTCGACGAGCAGACCAAGGCCATCGCCGCCCGCCTCGGGCTCTAA
- a CDS encoding heavy-metal-associated domain-containing protein, with the protein MTTTEYQVTGMSCEHCERAVREELSELPGLESIEVSASTGKLVVTASGPVDDAAVLAAVDEAGYAAVPVG; encoded by the coding sequence ATGACGACCACGGAATACCAGGTCACCGGGATGTCCTGCGAGCACTGCGAGAGGGCGGTCCGCGAGGAACTGAGTGAGCTGCCCGGCTTGGAGTCGATCGAGGTCAGCGCGTCGACCGGAAAGCTGGTGGTCACCGCGTCCGGCCCCGTCGACGACGCCGCGGTGCTGGCCGCCGTCGACGAAGCGGGGTACGCGGCCGTGCCCGTCGGGTGA
- a CDS encoding lysophospholipid acyltransferase family protein: protein MANSSEANVIPLHGNSGRAGASRRSAQRAEAARRHPSLADQQATAEEFAGVVFDLEGRNLTAAAEPNELSQRIASVADFLRKRLTGDYVVDEFGFDQHLNDGVILPSLRLLFNNWFRVEVSGVENLPREGAALVVANHAGVLPLDGLMASVAVHDHHPAHRDLRMLAADLVFDVPGLGQAARKAGHTMACSADAHRLLAAGELTAVFPEGYKGLGKHYRDRYKLQRFGRGGFVSAALRTKAPIIPCSIVGSEEIYPMIADLKPLARLLGLPYFPITPFFPFAGPAGLIPLPSKWRIEFGAPIETADYDEAAADDPMVTFELTDQVRETIQQTLYRLLGQRRNTFLG, encoded by the coding sequence GTGGCGAACAGTTCTGAAGCGAATGTGATTCCGCTGCATGGCAATTCGGGCCGCGCCGGGGCGAGTCGACGTAGTGCGCAGCGGGCCGAGGCGGCTCGCCGCCACCCATCGTTGGCGGATCAGCAGGCCACCGCCGAGGAGTTCGCCGGGGTCGTGTTCGACCTGGAGGGCCGAAATCTCACCGCCGCCGCCGAACCCAACGAACTGTCGCAGCGGATCGCCTCGGTGGCCGACTTCCTGCGCAAGCGGTTGACCGGTGACTACGTCGTCGACGAGTTCGGCTTCGACCAGCATCTCAACGACGGCGTGATCCTGCCGTCGCTGCGGCTGCTGTTCAACAACTGGTTCCGCGTCGAGGTCTCCGGGGTGGAGAATCTGCCGCGTGAGGGCGCCGCGCTGGTGGTGGCCAACCACGCCGGTGTGCTGCCGCTGGACGGCCTGATGGCCTCGGTCGCCGTGCACGACCACCACCCCGCGCACCGCGACCTGCGGATGCTCGCCGCGGACCTGGTGTTCGACGTCCCCGGGCTGGGGCAGGCCGCCCGCAAGGCTGGCCACACCATGGCCTGCTCGGCCGACGCGCACCGGCTGCTGGCCGCCGGTGAGCTGACCGCGGTGTTCCCCGAGGGCTACAAGGGTCTCGGCAAGCATTACCGGGACCGCTACAAGCTGCAGCGATTCGGCCGCGGTGGGTTCGTGTCCGCCGCGCTGCGCACCAAGGCGCCGATCATCCCGTGCTCGATCGTCGGGTCCGAGGAGATCTACCCGATGATCGCCGACCTCAAGCCGCTGGCCCGGCTGCTGGGCCTGCCGTACTTCCCGATCACGCCGTTCTTCCCGTTCGCCGGGCCGGCCGGGTTGATCCCGTTGCCGTCGAAGTGGCGCATCGAGTTCGGCGCGCCGATCGAGACCGCCGACTACGACGAGGCCGCCGCGGATGACCCGATGGTCACCTTCGAGCTGACCGACCAGGTGCGCGAGACCATCCAGCAGACCCTGTACCGGCTGCTCGGCCAGCGCCGCAACACCTTCCTGGGTTAG
- a CDS encoding glutamyl-tRNA reductase translates to MSVLLFGVSHRSAPVPVLEQLATDEADQAKIIDELLQSSLVTEAMVLSTCNRVEVYAVVDAFHGGLSVIGQVLAERSGMSLGDLTKYAYVRYAEAAVEHLFSVAAGLDSAVLGEQQVLGQVRRAYASAEANQTVGRTLHELSQRALSVGKRVHSETGIDAAGASVVSVALGMADGPLNGLAGRAAVVVGAGSMGALTGAHLARAGIAKVHVVNRSMARAHRLAANLSELGVIATAVALDDVAGALIDADVVISSTGAVSPVVSLADVHHALAHRSSAGAGERPLVICDLGMPRDVDPAVGGLPGVLVVDMERIQREPAARAASGDAEAARAIVATEVATYLARQRMAEVTPTVTALRQRAAEVVEAELLRLDNRLPGLDTSHRDEVARTVKRVVDKLLHAPTVRVKQLAGAPGGDSYAEALRELFELDPTAVEAVATAGELPSVSMDFDNQLTAENDE, encoded by the coding sequence GTGAGCGTTCTTCTGTTCGGTGTGTCGCACCGCAGTGCGCCGGTGCCGGTCCTGGAGCAACTCGCCACCGATGAGGCCGATCAGGCCAAGATCATCGACGAACTGCTGCAATCCTCTCTGGTCACCGAGGCCATGGTGCTGTCCACCTGTAACCGGGTCGAGGTGTACGCGGTGGTCGACGCCTTCCACGGCGGACTGTCGGTCATCGGCCAGGTGCTCGCCGAGCGGTCCGGGATGTCGCTGGGCGACCTCACCAAATACGCCTACGTGCGCTACGCCGAAGCCGCTGTCGAGCACCTTTTCTCGGTGGCCGCCGGCCTGGATTCGGCGGTCCTCGGCGAGCAGCAGGTGCTGGGCCAGGTGCGCCGCGCCTATGCCTCGGCGGAAGCCAATCAGACCGTCGGTCGCACCCTGCATGAGCTGTCGCAGCGCGCGCTCTCGGTCGGCAAGCGGGTGCATTCGGAGACCGGGATCGACGCCGCCGGGGCCTCGGTGGTGTCGGTGGCCCTCGGCATGGCCGACGGGCCGCTGAACGGACTGGCCGGACGCGCCGCCGTCGTCGTCGGCGCCGGGTCGATGGGCGCGCTCACCGGCGCGCACCTGGCCCGCGCCGGCATCGCCAAGGTCCATGTGGTCAACCGGTCGATGGCCCGCGCGCACCGGCTGGCCGCCAACCTCAGCGAACTGGGTGTGATCGCCACCGCGGTGGCGCTCGACGATGTTGCGGGCGCGCTGATCGACGCCGACGTGGTGATCAGCAGCACCGGAGCCGTCAGCCCGGTGGTCTCGCTGGCCGATGTGCACCACGCGCTGGCGCACCGCTCCTCGGCCGGCGCGGGGGAGCGCCCGCTGGTGATCTGCGACCTGGGCATGCCGCGCGACGTCGACCCGGCCGTCGGCGGCTTGCCGGGTGTGCTCGTGGTCGACATGGAGCGCATCCAGCGTGAGCCGGCCGCCCGGGCGGCCTCCGGCGACGCCGAGGCGGCCCGCGCGATCGTGGCCACCGAGGTGGCCACCTACCTGGCCCGGCAGCGGATGGCCGAGGTCACCCCGACCGTCACCGCGCTGCGGCAACGCGCCGCGGAGGTGGTGGAGGCCGAGTTGCTGCGGCTGGACAACCGGCTGCCGGGGTTGGACACCAGCCACCGCGACGAGGTCGCCCGGACCGTGAAGCGGGTGGTGGACAAGCTCCTGCACGCCCCGACCGTGCGGGTCAAACAACTGGCCGGCGCGCCGGGCGGCGACAGCTACGCCGAAGCGCTGCGGGAACTCTTCGAGCTGGATCCGACGGCCGTCGAAGCCGTCGCCACGGCCGGTGAATTGCCTTCGGTGTCAATGGATTTCGACAATCAACTGACCGCTGAGAACGACGAGTAG
- a CDS encoding oxygenase MpaB family protein, translating to MTELADAEALSGEGRADGLPLDADSLIWRWFGDNRMYLIGPRPAVLQNMLAELGQGVADHSVFFADTAARIKRSMPPIFGTVYGSEDDNAGTRVRDFHTGIKGEMPGPDGGRYHALNPETYFWAHATFVEAVLYMADTFVRRLSDAEREQIYSESKTWYRRYGVSDRILPADYAAFTAYWDHMMDTVLVPHRTAIYGVGYVTKGFPKPKAVHPLAWKIIAPLFNPVAAFLTTGGMPPRARAMLNLPWTEKQERRYQRFAALWRTPTVNRIWDRLPMSARYTPIAKRAYADAGVTP from the coding sequence ATGACGGAACTGGCTGACGCCGAAGCACTGTCCGGGGAGGGGCGCGCCGACGGCCTGCCGCTGGACGCCGACTCGCTGATCTGGCGGTGGTTCGGCGACAACCGGATGTACCTGATCGGCCCGCGGCCCGCCGTGCTGCAGAACATGCTCGCCGAACTCGGCCAGGGCGTCGCGGATCATTCGGTGTTCTTCGCCGACACCGCCGCCCGGATCAAGCGTTCGATGCCGCCCATCTTCGGCACCGTCTACGGCTCCGAGGACGACAACGCCGGCACCCGGGTCCGCGACTTCCACACCGGCATCAAGGGGGAGATGCCCGGCCCAGACGGCGGGCGCTACCACGCGTTGAACCCGGAAACCTACTTCTGGGCGCACGCCACCTTCGTCGAAGCGGTGCTGTACATGGCAGACACCTTCGTGCGCCGGCTCAGCGACGCCGAGCGCGAGCAGATCTACTCCGAATCCAAGACCTGGTACCGTCGCTACGGCGTCAGCGACCGGATCCTGCCGGCCGACTACGCCGCGTTCACCGCCTACTGGGACCACATGATGGACACCGTCCTGGTGCCTCACCGGACCGCCATCTACGGCGTCGGCTACGTCACCAAGGGCTTCCCCAAACCCAAGGCCGTGCACCCGCTGGCCTGGAAAATCATCGCGCCACTGTTCAATCCGGTCGCGGCGTTCCTGACCACCGGAGGCATGCCGCCGCGGGCCCGGGCCATGCTGAACCTGCCGTGGACCGAGAAGCAGGAGCGCCGCTACCAGCGCTTCGCCGCCCTCTGGCGAACCCCGACGGTGAACCGGATCTGGGACCGGCTGCCGATGTCGGCGCGCTACACCCCGATCGCCAAGCGCGCCTACGCCGACGCCGGGGTGACCCCATAG
- a CDS encoding uroporphyrinogen-III synthase: MTTRGRKAKPGRITFVGSGPGDPGLLTTRAKSVLGAAALVFTDPDVPEAVLRLAGADLPPTVGPDPVAAPAGEEAAAPIVSGGAEVRPALGDPAEVAKTMVAEARKGNDVVRLVFGDPLSLDPVLAEVNAIARTQLVFDIVPGLPATTAVPTYGGLPLGSSHTIADVRGDVDWAALAAAPGPLILQAGPEHLADAARTLIDYGLADNTPCVVTAQGTTCQQRSVETTLSGLTERAALGAADPAGPLTGPLVVTIGRTVANRAKLNWWESRALYGWTVLVPRTKDQAGEMSDKLVGHGALPIEVPTIAVEPPRSPAQMERAVKGLVDGRYQWVVFTSTNAVRAVWEKFGEFGLDARAFSGVKIACVGEATAERVRAFGISPELVPSGEQSSLGLLAEFPPYDEIFDPVNRVLLPRADIATETLAEGLRESGWEIEDVTAYRTVRAAPPPAQTREMIKTGGFDAVCFTSSSTVRNLVGIAGKPHARTIVACIGPKTAETAAEFGLRVDVQPETAAIGPLVDALAEHAARLRAEGALPPPRKKSRRR, translated from the coding sequence ATGACCACGCGAGGGCGTAAGGCCAAGCCGGGGCGTATCACGTTTGTGGGCTCCGGCCCGGGGGACCCCGGTCTGCTGACCACGCGGGCCAAGTCGGTGCTCGGCGCCGCGGCCCTGGTGTTCACCGATCCCGATGTCCCCGAGGCCGTGCTGCGGCTGGCCGGCGCCGATCTGCCGCCGACCGTCGGACCCGACCCGGTGGCCGCCCCGGCCGGCGAAGAGGCCGCGGCCCCGATCGTCAGCGGCGGCGCCGAGGTGCGCCCCGCGCTCGGCGATCCCGCCGAGGTCGCCAAGACCATGGTCGCCGAGGCCCGCAAGGGCAACGACGTGGTGCGCCTGGTGTTCGGCGACCCGCTGTCGTTGGACCCGGTGCTGGCCGAGGTGAACGCGATCGCGCGGACCCAGCTGGTCTTCGACATCGTGCCGGGCCTGCCCGCCACCACCGCGGTGCCCACCTACGGCGGCCTGCCGCTGGGCTCCTCGCACACTATCGCCGACGTCCGCGGCGACGTGGACTGGGCGGCGCTGGCCGCCGCTCCCGGCCCACTGATCCTGCAGGCCGGCCCCGAGCATCTCGCGGACGCGGCCCGCACCCTGATCGACTACGGCCTGGCCGACAACACCCCCTGTGTGGTCACCGCCCAGGGCACCACCTGCCAGCAGCGCAGCGTGGAGACGACGCTGAGCGGCCTGACCGAACGCGCCGCGCTCGGCGCCGCCGACCCGGCCGGTCCGCTGACCGGTCCGCTGGTGGTCACCATCGGCCGCACCGTCGCCAACCGCGCCAAGCTGAACTGGTGGGAGAGCCGCGCCCTGTACGGCTGGACCGTGCTGGTGCCGCGCACCAAGGACCAGGCCGGTGAGATGAGCGACAAGCTCGTCGGCCACGGCGCGCTGCCGATCGAGGTGCCCACCATCGCCGTCGAGCCGCCGCGCAGCCCCGCGCAGATGGAACGCGCCGTCAAGGGTCTGGTCGACGGCCGCTACCAGTGGGTGGTGTTCACCTCCACCAACGCGGTGCGCGCGGTCTGGGAGAAGTTCGGCGAGTTCGGCCTGGACGCCCGCGCGTTCTCCGGGGTCAAGATCGCCTGCGTCGGCGAGGCCACCGCGGAGCGGGTGCGCGCCTTCGGCATCAGCCCCGAGCTGGTGCCCTCCGGTGAGCAGTCCTCGCTGGGCCTGCTGGCCGAGTTCCCGCCGTACGACGAGATCTTCGACCCGGTCAACCGGGTGCTGCTGCCGCGTGCCGACATCGCCACCGAGACCCTGGCCGAAGGCCTGCGCGAATCCGGCTGGGAGATCGAGGACGTCACCGCCTACCGCACCGTGCGCGCCGCCCCGCCGCCGGCGCAGACCCGCGAGATGATCAAGACCGGCGGGTTCGACGCGGTCTGCTTCACCTCCAGCTCCACGGTCCGCAACCTGGTCGGCATCGCCGGCAAGCCGCACGCCCGGACCATCGTGGCGTGCATCGGCCCCAAGACCGCCGAGACGGCCGCCGAGTTCGGCCTGCGGGTGGACGTGCAGCCGGAGACCGCCGCGATCGGCCCGCTGGTCGACGCGCTTGCCGAGCACGCCGCCCGGCTGCGCGCCGAGGGCGCGCTGCCCCCGCCGCGCAAGAAGAGCCGTCGCCGGTAG
- a CDS encoding DUF3093 domain-containing protein, which yields MSEPTTPPGEDAPVLFAEPGASLFWLLAGPAGGGVLAYMQVSSGVGFQWGLPVVFGGILTIFTTIVVLGARHHTTVELTPGILRQGAQRLPTAQIVGIFPELSDGDDGGPRQAWVNPVTARALRKAGLDPAEAKGATPVEPDADVHWRDAPSLGELTGVPRGRKGIGLRLADQRIVQAWGRNHHGLRAALVALLNDREEGPADD from the coding sequence TTGTCTGAGCCGACCACCCCGCCCGGCGAGGACGCCCCGGTGCTGTTCGCCGAACCTGGCGCCAGCCTGTTCTGGCTGCTGGCCGGGCCCGCCGGCGGTGGCGTGCTGGCCTATATGCAGGTCAGCAGCGGCGTGGGCTTCCAGTGGGGATTGCCGGTGGTGTTCGGCGGGATCCTCACCATCTTCACCACCATCGTGGTGCTCGGCGCGCGTCATCACACCACCGTCGAACTGACGCCGGGCATTCTGCGCCAGGGCGCTCAGCGGCTGCCCACCGCGCAGATCGTCGGGATCTTCCCGGAGCTCTCCGATGGCGACGACGGCGGACCGCGACAGGCTTGGGTGAACCCGGTGACGGCGCGCGCGCTGCGCAAGGCGGGGCTGGACCCGGCCGAGGCCAAGGGCGCCACGCCGGTGGAGCCGGACGCCGACGTGCATTGGCGCGACGCCCCGTCGCTGGGGGAGCTGACCGGAGTGCCCCGCGGTCGCAAGGGCATCGGGCTGCGGTTGGCTGATCAGCGGATCGTGCAGGCCTGGGGGCGCAACCACCACGGCCTGCGGGCGGCGCTGGTGGCGTTGCTCAACGACCGGGAGGAAGGCCCGGCAGATGACTGA
- the hemB gene encoding porphobilinogen synthase: MTLHRPRRLRTTRAMRRLVAETSLEPRHLVLPMFVADGIAEPRPVSSMPGVVQHTRDSLRAAAAEAVTAGVGGLMLFGVPAEGDKDACGSVGTDADGILNVALADLAADLGDATVLMADTCLDEFTDHGHCGVLDDLGRVDNDATNARYADLAVVQASAGAHVVAPSGMMDGQVGVIRAALDDAGHADVAILAYAAKYASAFYGPFREAVGSSLTGDRRTYQQDPANFRESLREIDLDLAEGADLVMVKPAMSYLDVVRAAAELSNVPVAAYQVSGEYAMISAAAANGWIDRRAAALESLLSIRRAGADIVLSYWAAEACGWLQ; the protein is encoded by the coding sequence GTGACCCTCCACCGGCCCCGGCGGCTGCGAACCACGCGTGCGATGCGCCGGCTGGTCGCCGAGACGTCGCTGGAACCGCGGCACCTGGTGCTGCCGATGTTCGTCGCTGACGGCATCGCCGAGCCCCGGCCGGTGTCCTCGATGCCCGGCGTCGTGCAACACACCCGGGATTCGCTGCGCGCCGCCGCCGCCGAAGCGGTGACCGCCGGCGTCGGCGGGCTGATGCTGTTCGGGGTGCCCGCCGAAGGCGATAAGGACGCCTGCGGCTCGGTGGGCACGGACGCCGACGGAATCCTCAACGTCGCGCTGGCCGATCTGGCCGCCGATCTGGGCGACGCCACCGTGCTGATGGCCGACACTTGCCTGGACGAGTTCACCGACCACGGACACTGCGGGGTGCTCGACGACCTCGGTCGCGTCGACAACGACGCCACCAACGCCCGGTACGCCGACCTTGCCGTCGTGCAGGCCTCGGCCGGCGCGCACGTCGTGGCCCCCAGCGGGATGATGGACGGCCAGGTCGGCGTGATCCGGGCGGCGCTGGACGACGCCGGGCACGCCGACGTCGCGATCTTGGCGTACGCCGCCAAGTACGCCTCGGCGTTCTACGGCCCGTTCCGGGAGGCCGTGGGGTCCAGCCTCACCGGCGACCGCCGCACCTACCAGCAGGATCCGGCCAATTTCCGGGAGTCGCTGCGCGAGATCGACCTCGATCTGGCCGAGGGCGCGGACCTGGTGATGGTGAAGCCGGCGATGTCCTACCTCGACGTGGTCCGCGCCGCCGCCGAGCTGTCCAATGTGCCGGTGGCGGCCTACCAGGTCTCCGGCGAGTACGCGATGATCTCCGCCGCGGCCGCCAACGGCTGGATCGACCGTCGGGCCGCCGCGCTGGAATCGCTGCTGTCCATCCGACGGGCCGGCGCGGATATCGTGCTGAGCTACTGGGCCGCGGAAGCCTGCGGCTGGCTCCAATAG
- a CDS encoding 30S ribosomal protein bS22, translating into MGSVIKKRRKRMSKKKHRKLLRRTRVQRRKLGK; encoded by the coding sequence ATGGGTTCAGTCATCAAGAAGCGGCGTAAGCGGATGTCGAAGAAGAAGCATCGCAAGCTGCTCCGCCGCACCCGGGTTCAGCGCAGAAAACTCGGCAAGTAG
- a CDS encoding glutaredoxin family protein, with the protein MELLTRAGCVICQRLAGELMALADELGFELAVTDVDEAAAAGEPALRAEFGDRLPVVLLDGVEHSYWELDEPRLRRDLAARRP; encoded by the coding sequence GTGGAATTGCTGACCCGGGCCGGCTGTGTGATCTGCCAACGATTGGCCGGGGAGTTGATGGCGCTGGCCGACGAACTGGGCTTCGAGCTGGCGGTCACCGATGTCGACGAAGCCGCGGCGGCGGGGGAGCCCGCCCTGCGGGCGGAGTTCGGCGACCGGCTGCCGGTGGTGTTGCTCGACGGCGTCGAGCACAGCTATTGGGAGCTCGACGAACCACGGCTGCGCCGGGATCTGGCCGCCCGCCGACCCTGA
- a CDS encoding HAD family hydrolase — protein sequence MTDDTETAAGGAPSAEMALADLEKARLENARLDTDAFGERTPPPPDLTAAAFFDVDNTLIQGSSLVHFARGLAARDYFTYLDIAKFIYAQAKFQLTGKENSEDVAEGRRKALSFIEGRPTSELVELGEEIYDEILADKIWPGTRELAQMHLDAGQQVWLVTATPYELAATIASRLGLTGALGTVAESVDGVFTGRLVGDILHGPGKAHAVRALAIREGLNLRRCTAYSDSYNDVPMLSLVGTAVAINPDGDLREYARKRGWEIRDFRTARKAARIGVPSALALGAAGGALAALASRRNDRR from the coding sequence ATGACCGACGACACCGAGACGGCTGCCGGCGGCGCGCCGAGCGCCGAGATGGCGCTGGCCGATCTGGAGAAGGCACGCCTGGAGAACGCCCGACTTGACACCGACGCCTTCGGCGAACGGACCCCGCCGCCGCCGGACCTGACCGCCGCCGCGTTCTTCGATGTGGACAACACCCTGATCCAGGGCTCCTCGCTGGTGCATTTCGCCCGCGGTCTGGCGGCCCGGGACTACTTCACCTATCTCGACATCGCCAAGTTCATCTACGCCCAGGCAAAGTTCCAGCTCACCGGCAAGGAGAACAGCGAGGACGTCGCCGAGGGCCGGCGCAAGGCGCTGTCCTTCATCGAGGGCCGCCCGACCTCCGAGCTGGTCGAACTCGGCGAGGAGATCTACGACGAGATCCTGGCCGACAAGATCTGGCCCGGCACCCGCGAACTGGCGCAGATGCACCTGGACGCCGGCCAGCAGGTGTGGTTGGTCACCGCGACCCCCTACGAGCTGGCCGCCACCATCGCCAGCCGGCTCGGGCTGACCGGCGCGCTGGGCACCGTCGCCGAGTCGGTGGACGGGGTGTTCACCGGCCGGCTGGTCGGCGACATCCTGCACGGGCCGGGCAAGGCGCACGCGGTGCGCGCGCTGGCCATCCGGGAGGGCCTGAACCTGCGGCGCTGCACCGCGTACTCCGACAGTTACAACGACGTGCCGATGCTGTCGCTGGTCGGCACCGCGGTCGCCATCAACCCCGACGGGGATCTGCGCGAGTACGCCCGCAAGCGCGGCTGGGAGATCCGCGACTTCCGCACCGCGCGCAAGGCCGCCCGGATCGGCGTGCCGTCGGCGCTGGCGCTGGGGGCGGCGGGCGGAGCGCTGGCCGCGCTGGCATCACGCCGCAACGACCGGCGTTGA
- the hemC gene encoding hydroxymethylbilane synthase encodes MRIGTRGSLLATTQAGTVRDALIALGRPAELVIISTQGDRSQAPVAEIGVGVFTAELREAIADGRVDAAVHSYKDLPTGADPRFVIAATPARADARDALVARDNLVLGELPAGATIGTSSVRRAAQLRALGLGLEIRPLRGNLDTRLNRVSSGELDAIVVARAGLARIGRLEAVTETLEPVQMLPAPAQGALAIECRSGDAELVGLLANLNDADTQAAVTAERILLAELEAGCSAPVGAIAEVVESIDEDGNVFEELSLRACVAALDGSDVIRASGIGTPDRAAELGRSVAGELFELGARELMDSLH; translated from the coding sequence ATCCGGATCGGCACCCGCGGCAGCCTGCTGGCCACCACCCAGGCCGGCACGGTGCGCGACGCGCTGATCGCCCTCGGCCGGCCCGCCGAGCTGGTCATCATCTCCACCCAGGGCGACCGCTCACAGGCCCCGGTCGCCGAGATCGGGGTCGGGGTGTTCACCGCGGAACTGCGCGAAGCCATCGCCGACGGCCGCGTCGACGCCGCCGTGCACTCCTACAAGGACCTGCCAACCGGCGCGGACCCCCGGTTCGTCATCGCCGCCACCCCGGCCCGGGCGGACGCCCGCGACGCCCTGGTGGCGCGCGACAACCTGGTGCTGGGGGAGTTGCCGGCCGGCGCGACGATCGGCACATCCTCGGTGCGGCGGGCGGCGCAGCTTAGAGCACTGGGTCTCGGTTTGGAAATCCGCCCCCTAAGAGGCAACCTAGATACCAGGTTGAACAGGGTGAGCAGCGGTGAACTCGATGCCATCGTGGTTGCTCGAGCGGGTCTGGCCCGTATCGGACGCCTCGAGGCCGTGACCGAGACGCTGGAGCCGGTGCAGATGTTGCCGGCCCCGGCTCAGGGGGCGCTGGCGATCGAGTGCCGTTCCGGTGATGCCGAGCTGGTGGGGCTGTTGGCGAATTTGAACGACGCCGACACTCAGGCAGCCGTCACCGCCGAGCGAATCCTGCTCGCCGAACTGGAGGCGGGTTGTTCCGCACCGGTCGGCGCGATCGCTGAGGTGGTCGAGTCGATCGATGAGGACGGCAATGTCTTCGAAGAGCTGTCGCTGCGCGCCTGCGTGGCGGCACTCGACGGATCCGATGTGATCCGCGCGTCCGGGATCGGGACTCCCGACCGGGCAGCCGAGCTGGGACGCTCGGTCGCCGGGGAGCTTTTCGAGCTGGGCGCGCGAGAACTGATGGATTCCCTGCACTAG
- a CDS encoding NAD-dependent epimerase/dehydratase family protein encodes MESGHRGVNEAAGPPKVVLVTGACRFLGGYLTARLAQKSDIERVIAVDALTPSKDMLRRMGRAEFVRADIRNPFIGKVIRNYDVDTVVHAAAASFVPRSGGRATLKELNVMGAMQLFAACQAAPTVRRVVLKSTSEIYGSSAYDPVAFTEDSSARRPPREGFARDSIDIEGYARGLGRRRPDIGVTILRLANMIGPAMDTALSRYLAGPVVPTIAGRDARLQLLHEQDALGALEHGVVAGRPGTFNVGADGIIMMSQAIRRSGRIALPMPALGLRLISSDITEDQVDYMSYGRVMDTVRMRAELGFGPKWTTLEAFDDYVRGRGLTAILDPRWVVSVERRAVAMAQRLGS; translated from the coding sequence ATGGAGTCGGGACACCGCGGCGTGAACGAGGCAGCAGGGCCCCCCAAGGTGGTGCTGGTCACCGGCGCCTGCCGATTCCTCGGCGGCTATCTGACCGCCCGGTTGGCGCAGAAATCCGACATCGAGCGGGTCATCGCCGTCGACGCCTTGACCCCGAGCAAGGACATGCTGCGCCGGATGGGCCGCGCCGAATTCGTGCGCGCCGACATCCGCAATCCCTTCATCGGCAAGGTGATCCGCAACTACGACGTCGACACCGTCGTGCACGCCGCGGCCGCGTCCTTCGTGCCGCGGTCCGGCGGCCGCGCCACGTTGAAGGAACTCAACGTGATGGGCGCGATGCAGTTGTTCGCCGCCTGCCAGGCCGCCCCCACGGTGCGGCGGGTGGTGCTGAAATCCACCTCCGAGATTTACGGTTCGAGCGCCTATGACCCGGTGGCCTTCACCGAGGACAGCAGCGCCCGCCGGCCGCCGCGGGAGGGATTCGCCCGCGACAGCATCGACATCGAGGGATACGCCCGCGGGCTGGGCCGCCGTCGCCCCGACATCGGGGTCACCATCCTGCGGCTGGCCAATATGATCGGCCCGGCCATGGACACCGCACTATCGCGCTACCTGGCGGGCCCGGTGGTGCCGACCATCGCCGGCCGCGACGCCCGGCTGCAGCTGCTGCACGAGCAGGACGCGCTGGGCGCTCTGGAGCACGGCGTGGTCGCCGGCCGGCCCGGAACCTTCAACGTCGGCGCCGACGGGATCATCATGATGTCCCAGGCGATCCGCCGGTCCGGCCGGATCGCGCTGCCGATGCCCGCGTTGGGGTTGCGGCTGATCAGTTCGGACATCACCGAGGATCAAGTGGATTACATGAGCTACGGCCGGGTGATGGACACCGTTCGGATGCGCGCTGAGCTGGGATTCGGGCCCAAGTGGACGACGCTGGAGGCGTTCGACGACTACGTCCGCGGCCGCGGACTGACTGCCATCCTGGACCCGCGATGGGTAGTCTCTGTGGAACGACGCGCGGTGGCGATGGCCCAGCGCCTGGGGAGCTGA